In Fundulus heteroclitus isolate FHET01 unplaced genomic scaffold, MU-UCD_Fhet_4.1 scaffold_37, whole genome shotgun sequence, the following are encoded in one genomic region:
- the LOC105916049 gene encoding uncharacterized protein LOC105916049 — protein sequence MKDEAGQDGEHEAFSHQDLYEEYKSSYLQPGAEVRPCRDPGLLERAARFLRGSPDLTEAFTAFPFYRAVAERCADGTDSRRHLTGFIKATEMLESLCINMFLQPWKKEIRSVKTFTGAFVYCLLPVFSSSTIESVLASIGYLPNSDASRSEFILSADVDADRALLLGFELLLARVECHHLLDLLGEHQLGPQEWLEVLQRRKQPAKVVDPTEKQTIAEEWKGNDEEKKEELERKEEALHSETIPQPKQRRCHLNSVDHSVIELQMTYPDLAFRGRPLLPDQPHKAQPTMTSTAADGSSALSETNVTREATAASPRAFGGDDGCNDRIGVGVTDPSDTSKLSFRDSDESRVDDDPLSGPPAISLVITPRAGPRGEASIKRGRAHPIAASSDETQQKSSRENVMADKPESPSLSSTEEQQLRALAERMGQLSVQEDEEKTKGRGDGTVREGDVCEKQNQGTKL from the exons ATGAAGGACGAAGCTGGACAGGATGGAGAACATGAAGCGTTCTCCCACCAGGACCTCTACGAAGAGTACAAGAGCAGTTACCTGCAGCCCGGGGCTGAGGTTCGGCCGTGTCGGGACCCCGGGCTCCTGGAGAGGGCGGCCCGGTTCCTGCGGGGAAGCCCGGATCTGACAGAGGCTTTCACGGCGTTCCCGTTCTACCGGGCTGTGGCGGAGAGGTGCGCTGACGGTACCGACAGCAGGAGACACCTGACAGGCTTCATCAAAGCCACCGAGATGCTGGAAAGCCTCTGCATCAACATGTTTCTGCAGCCCTGGAAGAAGGAGATCAGGTCCGTCAAG ACTTTTACAGGGGCCTTTGTTTACTGTCTGCTGCCGGTCTTCAGCAGTTCCACCATAGAGTCTGTTTTGGCCTCTATCGGCTACCTGCCCAACAGCGACGCCTCACGGAG TGAGTTCATCCTTAGTGCTGATGTGGATGCAGACAGGGCTCTGCTGCTGGGGTTTGAACTGCTGCTGGCCAGAGTGGAATGTCATCATCTCCTTGACCTCCTGGGCGAGCATCAGCTGGGACCACAG GAGTGGCTGGAGGTGCTCCAAAGAAGAAAGCAGCCTGCAAAAGTGGTTGACCCCACAGAAAAGCAGACGATAGCGGAGGAATGGAAAGGCAACGAtgaggagaagaaggaggagtTGGAGAGGAAAGAG GAAGCTCTGCATTCTGAGACCATTCCTCAGCCGAAGCAGCGACGTTGTCACCTCAACAGCGTCGACCACTCAGTTATAGAACTGCAGATGACATACCCAGACCTGGCCTTCAGGGGTCGTCCTCTGCTCCCAGACCAGCCTCACAAAGCCCAGCCCACCATGACCAGCACCGCGGCTGATGGTTCTTCTGCGCTTTCGGAAACAAACGTGACCAGAGAGGCTACAGCTGCTTCTCCAAGAGCCTTCGGTGGAGATGATGGCTGTAACGACAGGATCGGCGTTGGGGTCACCGACCCCTCAGACACCAGCAAACTCAGCTTCCGGGACTCTGATGAGAGCAGAGTGGATGATGACCCCCTCAGTGGTCCTCCGGCCATTTCCCTTGTCATCACCCCGAGAGCAGGACCCAGAGGAGAGGCGAGCATTAAGCGAGGAAGAGCTCACCCCATCGCAGCATCCTCTGATGAAACGCAGCAAAAATCAA GCAGAGAGAATGTGATGGCTGACAAACCGGAGTCTCCCTCCTTGAGCTCCACTGAAGAGCAACAGCTGAGAGCCCTGGCAGAGAGGATGGGACAACTGTCTGTACAAGAAGACGAAGAGAAGACGAAGGGGAGAGGTGACGGCACCGTCAGAGAGGGGGACgtgtgtgaaaaacaaaatcaagggACTAAGCTCTGA